Proteins from a genomic interval of Lolium perenne isolate Kyuss_39 chromosome 1, Kyuss_2.0, whole genome shotgun sequence:
- the LOC127314527 gene encoding autophagy-related protein 18h isoform X1, with translation MKRGKGGRNGLLPSSLRIISSCLKTVSSNAGSVASTVRSAGASVAASIATQAEDEKDQVLWAGFDKLELSPSSFKHVLLVGYSNGFQVLDVEDAANVCELVSKRDGPVTFLQMQPTPLYSEETEGFRASHPMLLVVAGDETNGMGMVQGGRLSALIRDTNSEPQNGNCISTPTVVRFYSLKSHTYVHVLRFRSAVYIVRCSPRIVAVALAAQIYCFDAVTLENKFSVLSYPLQGSPGANIGYGPMSVGPRWLAYAPNGPVLSSTGRLSPQNLTPSPGVSPSTSPSNGTLVARYAMESSKQIAAGIINLGDMGYKTLSKYCQELLPDGSNSPLSSSPGRRSGKIPSSVHPLEADNAGTVIIKDVTSKVVISQFRAHTSPISALCFDPSGTLLVTASVHGHNINVFRIMPTSIANGSGSKRYDWTASHVHLYKLHRGMTAAVIQDISFSHFSQWVSIVSARGTCHIFTLSPFGGDSSLQPQGSHSDGPPLAPCQSRPWWSKPSFLMDQQLHPVPSTVTNSVVSRIKNSSSSWLNTVSNVAASASGKLSVPSGAITAVFYNSIYQGSLPAPSKANALEHLLVYSPSGHVIQHELLPSSGSESSNSSPTVGPGAHLQLQDDELHVTAEPVQWWDVCRRTNWPERDQDIANVVFHNQQNSTMTADSSDCEDSDHSDFTPSNDGMSRKEVMKVREKSSWYLSNAEVQISSWRIPIWDKSKIFFYVMDHPATDSGESVSLVGGEIEVEKLSLHEVELRRRELLPVFKQFHYPEQNRNLARGQFQNASSDIGSTHHSLAKDNAVYGPKPVPQISGFYTDMRKTGNMNGLAGPLFSGPIPAVDLLPMEKFNTTESPEATDLTANHKVDNESIKASTIMPRSRESVDCVPSHIRPLTNYSLLDQTLDNGSSPASNESCTTELTNNSLVSNGAITDIPNGCHKSVGSGQDETPGSHNSGEFTQYFQEGYCKISELDDCRELTEAVTDADSSSSHCEREKPEEDGDNDDMLGGVFAFSEEG, from the exons ATGAAGCGGGGGAAGGGGGGGAGGAATGGGCTGCTGCCCAGCTCGCTGCGGATCATATCGTCATGCCTCAAGACGGTCTCCTCCAACGCCGGCTCCGTCGCCTCCACGGTGCGCTCCGCGGGGGCCTCCGTCGCCGCCTCCATCGCCACCCAGGCCGAGGACGAGAAGGACCAG GTTCTGTGGGCCGGCTTTGACAAGTTAGAGCTCAGCCCCTCATCTTTCAAGCATGTGCTGCTCGTTGGTTACTCCAATGGGTTTCAAGTGCTTGATGTTGAGGATGCCGCTAACGTTTGCGAACTGGTATCGAAACGTGATGGCCCGGTCACCTTTTTACAAATGCAACCAACACCACTCTACTCTGAAGAAACCGAAGGATTTAGGGCATCACATCCTATGCTTCTGGTCGTTGCTGGGGACGAGACAAACGGCATGGGTATGGTCCAAGGCGGTCGCTTGAGCGCGCTGATCAGGGATACAAACAGTGAACCTCAGAATGGGAACTGCATTTCTACCCCAACGGTTGTTCGCTTCTACTCTTTGAAGTCCCACACCTATGTGCATGTTCTTAGGTTCCGATCTGCTGTGTATATAGTTCGTTGCAGCCCCCGGATTGTCGCCGTGGCACTTGCAGCACAA ATCTACTGCTTTGATGCTGTTACCCTTGAGAACAAGTTCAGCGTCTTGTCATACCCTTTGCAAGGGTCACCTGGGGCAAACATTGGCTATGGTCCAATGTCTGTTGGCCCAAGGTGGTTGGCTTATGCTCCCAATGGCCCTGTACTATCAAGCACAGGTCGTCTAAGCCCACAGAACCTTACGCCTTCTCCAGGAGTGAGCCCTTCTACTTCTCCTAGCAATGGAACCTTAGTTGCTAGATATGCAATGGAGTCCAGCAAGCAAATAGCTGCTGGTATAATTAATCTTGGTGATATGGGGTACAAAACACTTTCAAAGTACTGCCAAGAACTGCTGCCTGATGGTTCTAATTCCCCACTGTCATCAAGTCCAGGAAGAAGATCTGGCAAAATTCCCTCTAGTGTGCATCCACTGGAAGCTGACAATGCAGGAACG GTAATCATCAAGGATGTCACCTCAAAAGTTGTCATCTCACAGTTTAGGGCTCACACCAGTCCCATATCTGCTCTTTGTTTTGATCCTAGTGGAACCCTTTTGGTCACAGCCTCTGTTCATGGGCACAACATAAATGTTTTCAGGATCATGCCAACCTCCATTGCTAATGGCTCAGGCTCAAAGCGTTATGATTGGACAGCATCTCATGTTCACCTTTACAAACTGCATCGTGGCATGACTGCAGCT GTCATACAGGACATATCTTTTAGCCATTTCAGCCAGTGGGTATCTATTGTTTCGGCACGAGGCACGTGCCATATTTTCACACTGTCTCCTTTTGGTGGTGATTCGAGTTTGCAGCCACAGGGTTCTCATAGTGATGGGCCACCTCTTGCCCCATGTCAGTCAAGGCCATGGTGGTCAAAGCCATCATTTCTTATGGATCAACAGCTTCATCCTGTGCCATCAACTGTGACAAACTCTGTAGTCAGTAGGATAAAAAACAGCAGTTCCAGTTGGCTAAACACAGTCAGTAATGTGGCTGCTTCTGCAAGCGGAAAACTATCCGTGCCATCTGGTGCTATCACTGCTGTCTTCTATAATTCCATTTACCAAGGTTCTTTGCCGGCTCCATCGAAGGCTAATGCTTTGGAGCATTTGTTGGTGTATTCACCGTCTGGTCATGTTATTCAACATGAGCTTCTGCCTTCGTCAGGTTCTGAATCCTCCAATAGCAGCCCAACAGTTGGGCCTGGTGCTCATTTACAGCTCCAAGACGATGAGTTGCATGTTACTGCTGAACCAGTTCAATGGTGGGATGTATGCCGTAGGACGAACTGGCCAGAAAGGGACCAAGACATTGCAAATGTTGTATTCCACAATCAACAAAACAGTACGATGACAGCAGATTCTTCTGATTGCGAGGATAGCGATCATTCGGATTTCACTCCGTCAAATGATGGTATGTCAAGAAAAGAGGTTATGAAAGTCAGAGAAAAATCAAGCTGGTATCTCTCAAATGCAGAGGTACAAATAAGCTCATGGAGGATTCCCATATGGGACAAGTCTAAG ATTTTCTTCTACGTGATGGATCATCCTGCTACAGACTCAGGGGAATCTGTTAGCCTTGTTGGTGGAGAAATTGAGGTCGAAAAGTTGTCTCTTCACGAGGTTGAACTCAGGAGGAGGGAACTGCTCCCTGTATTTAAGCAATTCCACTATCCTGAGCAAAATAG gaatcttgcaagagGACAATTTCAGAATGCGTCATCTGACATTGGAAGCACACATCACAGCTTGGCAAAGGATAATGCTGTATATGGACCCAAACCAGTGCCCCAGATATCTGGATTTTACACTG ATATGCGAAAAACAGGAAACATGAATGGTTTAGCTGGGCCATTATTTTCTGGACCTATTCCTGCTGTGGATTTGCTTCCAATGGAAAAATTCAATACTACTGAGTCTCCTGAAGCTACAGATTTGACTGCAAATCACAAAGTAGATAATGAGAGCATTAAGGCATCCACCATCATGCCTCGATCTAGAGAGAGTGTGGATTGTGTGCCATCGCACATCAGACCATTGACCAACTATTCCCTCTTGGATCAAACTCTTGATAATGGATCTTCTCCTGCAAGTAATGAATCATGCACAACTGAATTAACCAATAATTCTTTGGTCAGCAATGGTGCAATAACTGACATCCCAAATGGGTGTCACAAGAGCGTCGGTTCTGGACAGGATGAAACGCCTGGTTCTCACAACTCCGGAGAGTTTACCCAGTATTTCCAAGAGGGCTATTGTAAAATATCAGAACTCGATGACTGCCGTGAGTTAACTGAAGCTGTTACTGATGCTGACAGCAGCAGCAGCCACTGCGAGAGAGAGAAGCCCGAGGAAGATGGGGACAACGATGACATGCTTGGAGGGGTTTTCGCCTTCAGTGAAGAAG GTTGA
- the LOC127314527 gene encoding autophagy-related protein 18h isoform X2, translating into MKRGKGGRNGLLPSSLRIISSCLKTVSSNAGSVASTVRSAGASVAASIATQAEDEKDQVLWAGFDKLELSPSSFKHVLLVGYSNGFQVLDVEDAANVCELVSKRDGPVTFLQMQPTPLYSEETEGFRASHPMLLVVAGDETNGMGMVQGGRLSALIRDTNSEPQNGNCISTPTVVRFYSLKSHTYVHVLRFRSAVYIVRCSPRIVAVALAAQIYCFDAVTLENKFSVLSYPLQGSPGANIGYGPMSVGPRWLAYAPNGPVLSSTGRLSPQNLTPSPGVSPSTSPSNGTLVARYAMESSKQIAAGIINLGDMGYKTLSKYCQELLPDGSNSPLSSSPGRRSGKIPSSVHPLEADNAGTVIIKDVTSKVVISQFRAHTSPISALCFDPSGTLLVTASVHGHNINVFRIMPTSIANGSGSKRYDWTASHVHLYKLHRGMTAAVIQDISFSHFSQWVSIVSARGTCHIFTLSPFGGDSSLQPQGSHSDGPPLAPCQSRPWWSKPSFLMDQQLHPVPSTVTNSVVSRIKNSSSSWLNTVSNVAASASGKLSVPSGAITAVFYNSIYQGSLPAPSKANALEHLLVYSPSGHVIQHELLPSSGSESSNSSPTVGPGAHLQLQDDELHVTAEPVQWWDVCRRTNWPERDQDIANVVFHNQQNSTMTADSSDCEDSDHSDFTPSNDGMSRKEVMKVREKSSWYLSNAEVQISSWRIPIWDKSKIFFYVMDHPATDSGESVSLVGGEIEVEKLSLHEVELRRRELLPVFKQFHYPEQNRNLARGQFQNASSDIGSTHHSLAKDNAVYGPKPVPQISGFYTGNMNGLAGPLFSGPIPAVDLLPMEKFNTTESPEATDLTANHKVDNESIKASTIMPRSRESVDCVPSHIRPLTNYSLLDQTLDNGSSPASNESCTTELTNNSLVSNGAITDIPNGCHKSVGSGQDETPGSHNSGEFTQYFQEGYCKISELDDCRELTEAVTDADSSSSHCEREKPEEDGDNDDMLGGVFAFSEEG; encoded by the exons ATGAAGCGGGGGAAGGGGGGGAGGAATGGGCTGCTGCCCAGCTCGCTGCGGATCATATCGTCATGCCTCAAGACGGTCTCCTCCAACGCCGGCTCCGTCGCCTCCACGGTGCGCTCCGCGGGGGCCTCCGTCGCCGCCTCCATCGCCACCCAGGCCGAGGACGAGAAGGACCAG GTTCTGTGGGCCGGCTTTGACAAGTTAGAGCTCAGCCCCTCATCTTTCAAGCATGTGCTGCTCGTTGGTTACTCCAATGGGTTTCAAGTGCTTGATGTTGAGGATGCCGCTAACGTTTGCGAACTGGTATCGAAACGTGATGGCCCGGTCACCTTTTTACAAATGCAACCAACACCACTCTACTCTGAAGAAACCGAAGGATTTAGGGCATCACATCCTATGCTTCTGGTCGTTGCTGGGGACGAGACAAACGGCATGGGTATGGTCCAAGGCGGTCGCTTGAGCGCGCTGATCAGGGATACAAACAGTGAACCTCAGAATGGGAACTGCATTTCTACCCCAACGGTTGTTCGCTTCTACTCTTTGAAGTCCCACACCTATGTGCATGTTCTTAGGTTCCGATCTGCTGTGTATATAGTTCGTTGCAGCCCCCGGATTGTCGCCGTGGCACTTGCAGCACAA ATCTACTGCTTTGATGCTGTTACCCTTGAGAACAAGTTCAGCGTCTTGTCATACCCTTTGCAAGGGTCACCTGGGGCAAACATTGGCTATGGTCCAATGTCTGTTGGCCCAAGGTGGTTGGCTTATGCTCCCAATGGCCCTGTACTATCAAGCACAGGTCGTCTAAGCCCACAGAACCTTACGCCTTCTCCAGGAGTGAGCCCTTCTACTTCTCCTAGCAATGGAACCTTAGTTGCTAGATATGCAATGGAGTCCAGCAAGCAAATAGCTGCTGGTATAATTAATCTTGGTGATATGGGGTACAAAACACTTTCAAAGTACTGCCAAGAACTGCTGCCTGATGGTTCTAATTCCCCACTGTCATCAAGTCCAGGAAGAAGATCTGGCAAAATTCCCTCTAGTGTGCATCCACTGGAAGCTGACAATGCAGGAACG GTAATCATCAAGGATGTCACCTCAAAAGTTGTCATCTCACAGTTTAGGGCTCACACCAGTCCCATATCTGCTCTTTGTTTTGATCCTAGTGGAACCCTTTTGGTCACAGCCTCTGTTCATGGGCACAACATAAATGTTTTCAGGATCATGCCAACCTCCATTGCTAATGGCTCAGGCTCAAAGCGTTATGATTGGACAGCATCTCATGTTCACCTTTACAAACTGCATCGTGGCATGACTGCAGCT GTCATACAGGACATATCTTTTAGCCATTTCAGCCAGTGGGTATCTATTGTTTCGGCACGAGGCACGTGCCATATTTTCACACTGTCTCCTTTTGGTGGTGATTCGAGTTTGCAGCCACAGGGTTCTCATAGTGATGGGCCACCTCTTGCCCCATGTCAGTCAAGGCCATGGTGGTCAAAGCCATCATTTCTTATGGATCAACAGCTTCATCCTGTGCCATCAACTGTGACAAACTCTGTAGTCAGTAGGATAAAAAACAGCAGTTCCAGTTGGCTAAACACAGTCAGTAATGTGGCTGCTTCTGCAAGCGGAAAACTATCCGTGCCATCTGGTGCTATCACTGCTGTCTTCTATAATTCCATTTACCAAGGTTCTTTGCCGGCTCCATCGAAGGCTAATGCTTTGGAGCATTTGTTGGTGTATTCACCGTCTGGTCATGTTATTCAACATGAGCTTCTGCCTTCGTCAGGTTCTGAATCCTCCAATAGCAGCCCAACAGTTGGGCCTGGTGCTCATTTACAGCTCCAAGACGATGAGTTGCATGTTACTGCTGAACCAGTTCAATGGTGGGATGTATGCCGTAGGACGAACTGGCCAGAAAGGGACCAAGACATTGCAAATGTTGTATTCCACAATCAACAAAACAGTACGATGACAGCAGATTCTTCTGATTGCGAGGATAGCGATCATTCGGATTTCACTCCGTCAAATGATGGTATGTCAAGAAAAGAGGTTATGAAAGTCAGAGAAAAATCAAGCTGGTATCTCTCAAATGCAGAGGTACAAATAAGCTCATGGAGGATTCCCATATGGGACAAGTCTAAG ATTTTCTTCTACGTGATGGATCATCCTGCTACAGACTCAGGGGAATCTGTTAGCCTTGTTGGTGGAGAAATTGAGGTCGAAAAGTTGTCTCTTCACGAGGTTGAACTCAGGAGGAGGGAACTGCTCCCTGTATTTAAGCAATTCCACTATCCTGAGCAAAATAG gaatcttgcaagagGACAATTTCAGAATGCGTCATCTGACATTGGAAGCACACATCACAGCTTGGCAAAGGATAATGCTGTATATGGACCCAAACCAGTGCCCCAGATATCTGGATTTTACACTG GAAACATGAATGGTTTAGCTGGGCCATTATTTTCTGGACCTATTCCTGCTGTGGATTTGCTTCCAATGGAAAAATTCAATACTACTGAGTCTCCTGAAGCTACAGATTTGACTGCAAATCACAAAGTAGATAATGAGAGCATTAAGGCATCCACCATCATGCCTCGATCTAGAGAGAGTGTGGATTGTGTGCCATCGCACATCAGACCATTGACCAACTATTCCCTCTTGGATCAAACTCTTGATAATGGATCTTCTCCTGCAAGTAATGAATCATGCACAACTGAATTAACCAATAATTCTTTGGTCAGCAATGGTGCAATAACTGACATCCCAAATGGGTGTCACAAGAGCGTCGGTTCTGGACAGGATGAAACGCCTGGTTCTCACAACTCCGGAGAGTTTACCCAGTATTTCCAAGAGGGCTATTGTAAAATATCAGAACTCGATGACTGCCGTGAGTTAACTGAAGCTGTTACTGATGCTGACAGCAGCAGCAGCCACTGCGAGAGAGAGAAGCCCGAGGAAGATGGGGACAACGATGACATGCTTGGAGGGGTTTTCGCCTTCAGTGAAGAAG GTTGA